Proteins found in one Alteromonas macleodii genomic segment:
- a CDS encoding phosphate ABC transporter substrate-binding protein, which translates to MKKWILAAGLCCNVAIADVAVIVHPSNGDSLDKDSISRLFLNKAKAFPSGTKAEPIALAEGQSATDEFNGKVLNKTAAQLTAFWSKLVFTGKGQPPKSLGSDADVISAVASNPGAIGYVDAGAVNDSVRVVATF; encoded by the coding sequence ATGAAAAAATGGATACTTGCAGCTGGACTGTGCTGTAACGTCGCGATTGCTGATGTAGCAGTCATAGTGCATCCTAGCAACGGTGATTCACTAGATAAAGATAGTATAAGCCGTCTTTTCTTAAACAAGGCCAAAGCATTTCCTAGCGGTACCAAAGCAGAACCTATCGCGTTAGCTGAAGGTCAGTCTGCCACCGACGAATTTAACGGCAAAGTATTAAACAAAACTGCAGCACAGCTTACTGCGTTTTGGTCAAAACTTGTTTTTACCGGTAAAGGTCAACCTCCAAAGTCCTTAGGCAGTGACGCAGACGTTATTTCTGCAGTTGCAAGTAATCCTGGCGCTATTGGTTATGTCGACGCTGGCGCTGTTAACGATAGCGTACGCGTAGTCGCTACCTTCTAA
- a CDS encoding topoisomerase IV produces MKTKLAILSMAGLLATPALADIQINGFANLIGGMTLDDDESVYGYDNDFNFDPASVFGLQVRGDVSDKLSATAQLVGRGSEDYDADFEWAYMTYMLNNNVNISAGRLRMPLFKYSASLDIGYSYHWLTPPDAIYGIDFNNIDGVRVDYMNYSGDWEYGAQLTMGRVETDTTISGTPAALDLKNVVAVSFEATRDWFSARTLLARGTTSAANEDFDSFIEGMSAFGAAVPNASAAAEGFSVNDDTGTFFEVAVDIDKYDWFVGAEFTQTEVDGSVIADNKAWYVTAGMRFGKFTPHITYEVEEADNGTQLGLVAALPSTISTGDAVTDATWASIYQGAAGIAAQQELDVSAVTVGLRYDVEPGFALKTDVTWYSDDLNDLNDATLLKVGVNYTF; encoded by the coding sequence ATGAAAACCAAATTAGCTATCTTATCTATGGCTGGCCTTTTGGCTACTCCAGCACTAGCCGACATTCAAATTAACGGCTTTGCAAACCTTATCGGCGGAATGACACTGGATGATGATGAGTCGGTGTATGGCTACGACAATGATTTTAACTTCGATCCAGCCAGTGTTTTTGGTCTACAAGTCCGCGGTGACGTTAGCGATAAACTTTCTGCTACAGCACAGTTAGTGGGCCGCGGTAGTGAAGACTATGACGCAGATTTCGAGTGGGCTTACATGACTTATATGTTGAACAACAATGTCAACATTAGTGCCGGTCGCCTACGTATGCCACTTTTCAAATACTCAGCATCTCTTGATATTGGTTACTCTTATCACTGGTTAACACCACCGGATGCTATTTACGGTATCGACTTTAACAACATTGATGGTGTTCGCGTTGATTACATGAACTACTCAGGTGACTGGGAGTACGGCGCACAGCTTACTATGGGGCGCGTTGAAACAGATACGACTATTTCAGGTACGCCTGCAGCGCTAGATTTAAAAAATGTAGTAGCGGTTTCTTTTGAAGCGACTCGTGACTGGTTCAGCGCTCGTACCTTGCTTGCACGCGGTACTACAAGTGCTGCAAACGAAGATTTTGATTCGTTTATAGAGGGAATGTCGGCGTTCGGTGCAGCGGTACCAAATGCGTCAGCTGCGGCAGAAGGCTTCAGTGTTAATGATGATACTGGTACCTTCTTTGAAGTAGCGGTTGATATCGATAAGTATGACTGGTTTGTAGGCGCAGAATTTACGCAGACAGAGGTTGATGGTTCTGTTATCGCTGATAATAAAGCATGGTACGTTACTGCAGGTATGCGCTTCGGCAAGTTTACGCCGCACATTACTTATGAAGTTGAAGAAGCGGATAACGGTACTCAGCTTGGCCTTGTAGCAGCACTTCCATCAACTATCTCTACTGGAGACGCGGTTACTGATGCGACTTGGGCTTCTATCTATCAAGGTGCTGCTGGCATTGCAGCTCAACAAGAGCTAGATGTATCAGCAGTTACTGTGGGCCTTCGCTACGACGTGGAGCCAGGTTTTGCACTTAAAACCGATGTAACCTGGTACTCAGACGATCTAAATGATCTGAATGATGCAACACTACTTAAAGTTGGCGTAAATTATACGTTCTAA
- a CDS encoding methyl-accepting chemotaxis protein produces the protein MNFLKKMPIATKIFLIPGIAALSFIIYLLITIYTALNNGATLEKVQQVQFPALQLSASTLVDMQKVRDTLASAVTTGDQDTLTVAQELAEEAKKGLNQIANISPEFRSDISRISSGFDKYFDVAYEVSQSMVDGTADFSRLGKLSAQMNQSYDGAIAAMSQFRDAQQAAFEKAFENTDSANTSLISTGVILAIVVTILLFATAVPIVRGIKQSIDDVVRSLKDIAQENGDLTVRIDTKSEDEIGELVYWFNQFMDKLQGVVRDVVEASLPLSNLAQNLRGVTEETQRTIDVQQQSATNAKSAVDTMSGSVDGVAHSAAQAASDANEATTAASEGRQIVQQTVTSIQQLAENVRETADVIGRLESDSNKVGSVLDVIKGIAEQTNLLALNAAIEAARAGEQGRGFAVVADEVRTLASRTQQSTEEIQSTIEQLQSAAHSAVEVMARGTEQATNSVETANKAGSSLETITSTIGRINQMNEQIAHNTEDQRTVAVDIVRHVDEIHVRTEQTASRSGELGTMCNELADLAQHLESIAKQFRV, from the coding sequence ATGAACTTTCTAAAGAAAATGCCAATTGCGACTAAGATTTTCCTTATACCGGGGATCGCAGCGCTAAGTTTTATTATTTATTTGCTTATCACTATCTACACCGCGCTCAATAATGGCGCAACACTTGAAAAAGTACAGCAAGTTCAGTTCCCGGCGTTACAGCTTTCAGCATCGACACTGGTCGACATGCAAAAAGTGCGTGACACCTTAGCAAGTGCAGTAACAACAGGTGATCAAGATACCCTTACTGTGGCGCAAGAATTGGCAGAAGAAGCGAAGAAAGGGCTTAATCAAATCGCGAATATCAGCCCTGAGTTTCGTTCAGATATCTCTCGTATATCCTCAGGTTTCGACAAATACTTTGACGTCGCCTACGAAGTTTCACAATCCATGGTAGACGGCACAGCTGACTTTAGTCGCCTAGGTAAACTGTCTGCTCAAATGAATCAGTCTTACGACGGTGCTATTGCCGCTATGTCACAATTTCGCGATGCACAGCAAGCCGCGTTTGAAAAAGCATTTGAAAACACAGATAGCGCAAATACATCACTGATTAGCACGGGCGTTATTTTAGCTATTGTTGTTACCATTTTATTGTTTGCAACCGCAGTACCTATTGTTCGTGGTATTAAGCAGAGTATTGATGATGTTGTTCGTTCTCTTAAAGATATTGCGCAAGAAAATGGCGACCTAACAGTACGTATTGACACGAAAAGCGAAGATGAAATTGGTGAGCTGGTTTACTGGTTCAATCAATTTATGGATAAGCTACAAGGCGTAGTGCGTGATGTGGTTGAAGCGAGTTTACCGCTATCGAACTTAGCGCAAAACCTACGCGGCGTTACAGAGGAAACGCAGCGCACCATAGACGTTCAACAGCAGTCTGCTACTAATGCGAAAAGTGCAGTAGATACTATGAGCGGCTCAGTTGATGGTGTTGCACACAGTGCAGCCCAAGCGGCCAGTGACGCCAACGAAGCGACTACAGCGGCAAGTGAAGGTCGTCAAATTGTGCAGCAAACCGTGACTAGTATTCAGCAGCTTGCTGAAAACGTGCGCGAAACAGCCGACGTTATTGGTCGCCTAGAATCTGATTCAAACAAGGTTGGCTCGGTACTCGATGTCATTAAAGGTATCGCAGAGCAAACCAATCTACTTGCCTTAAATGCGGCAATTGAAGCAGCGAGAGCGGGTGAGCAAGGGCGAGGCTTTGCAGTAGTTGCCGACGAAGTTAGAACTTTGGCCTCACGCACGCAGCAATCTACAGAAGAGATTCAAAGCACAATCGAACAGCTTCAAAGTGCCGCACATTCAGCGGTTGAAGTAATGGCTCGTGGTACCGAGCAGGCCACAAATAGCGTAGAAACCGCCAATAAAGCGGGCAGCAGCTTAGAAACCATTACCAGTACTATCGGTCGCATCAACCAAATGAATGAACAGATTGCCCATAATACTGAAGACCAGCGCACTGTTGCGGTAGATATTGTACGTCACGTGGATGAAATTCATGTGCGAACAGAGCAAACTGCAAGCCGCTCAGGCGAACTGGGGACTATGTGTAATGAGCTTGCTGACCTTGCGCAACACCTCGAATCAATCGCTAAGCAGTTTAGAGTGTAA
- the rpoD gene encoding RNA polymerase sigma factor RpoD — MAQSKQSQIKLLIAKGKEQGYLTFAEVNDHLPQDIVDSDQIEDIIRMINDMGIQVSESAPDADELLMQEANADEDAAEAAAQALATVESEIGRTTDPVRMYMREMGTVELLTREGEIEIAKRIEDGINQVQCSVAEYPEAITYLLDQWDLYEAEEIRLSDIISGFVDPNDDQDLAPTATHVGSELSEEELDDEDDDDDDDDDEDEDDSGVDPELARERFAELREQYLKTREVIEKKGRSHADSRTQINALSDVFKEFRLVPKQFDRMVKNMRAMMDKVRIQERLVMKFCVVNAKMPKKDFIKAFAGNETSTAWLHEAVNSGAPYAAELAVNQEEIERCISKMNQVEQETGLVIADIKDINRRMSIGEAKARRAKKEMVEANLRLVISIAKKYTNRGLQFLDLIQEGNIGLMKAVDKFEYRRGYKFSTYATWWIRQAITRSIADQARTIRIPVHMIETINKLNRISRQMLQEMGREPTPEELSERMLMPEDKIRKVLKIAKEPISMETPIGDDEDSHLGDFIEDSTIIQPLDSATGGSLKGATQEVLAGLTAREAKVLRMRFGIDMNTDHTLEEVGKQFDVTRERIRQIEAKALRKLRHPSRSEQLRSFLDE, encoded by the coding sequence ATGGCGCAAAGCAAGCAGTCTCAGATTAAACTCCTGATTGCAAAAGGTAAAGAGCAAGGTTACTTAACCTTTGCAGAAGTAAACGACCACCTGCCGCAAGATATTGTCGATTCTGATCAAATCGAAGACATAATCCGCATGATTAATGACATGGGAATTCAAGTTTCTGAATCAGCTCCTGATGCAGATGAACTTCTCATGCAAGAAGCGAATGCTGATGAAGACGCTGCAGAAGCAGCAGCTCAAGCACTTGCTACTGTAGAAAGTGAAATTGGCCGTACGACTGACCCAGTTCGCATGTACATGCGTGAAATGGGTACCGTTGAACTTCTTACACGTGAAGGCGAAATTGAAATCGCTAAGCGTATTGAAGACGGTATTAACCAAGTACAGTGTTCGGTTGCTGAATATCCAGAAGCGATCACTTACCTGTTAGATCAGTGGGATTTATACGAAGCCGAAGAAATTCGTCTAAGTGATATTATCTCTGGCTTTGTTGATCCTAACGATGATCAAGATCTCGCGCCAACTGCAACACACGTAGGCTCAGAGTTATCTGAAGAAGAGTTAGATGACGAAGATGACGATGATGACGATGACGACGACGAAGATGAAGACGATAGCGGCGTAGACCCAGAGCTAGCGCGCGAACGCTTCGCAGAACTTCGTGAACAGTACCTAAAAACTCGTGAAGTTATCGAGAAGAAGGGTCGTTCTCATGCCGATTCTCGTACACAAATCAACGCACTAAGCGACGTATTTAAAGAGTTCCGTCTAGTTCCTAAGCAATTTGATCGCATGGTTAAAAACATGCGTGCAATGATGGACAAAGTACGTATCCAAGAACGTCTTGTAATGAAGTTCTGTGTTGTTAATGCAAAAATGCCTAAGAAAGATTTTATAAAAGCTTTCGCGGGTAATGAAACATCTACTGCATGGTTACACGAAGCAGTTAATTCAGGTGCACCTTATGCAGCTGAACTTGCAGTTAACCAAGAAGAGATTGAGCGCTGCATTAGCAAGATGAATCAAGTTGAGCAAGAAACTGGCTTGGTTATCGCTGATATTAAAGACATCAACCGTCGCATGTCGATTGGTGAAGCGAAAGCGCGTCGTGCGAAAAAAGAAATGGTTGAAGCTAACCTTCGTCTTGTTATCTCAATTGCGAAGAAGTACACCAACCGCGGTCTTCAGTTCCTTGACCTTATCCAAGAAGGTAATATTGGTCTGATGAAGGCGGTAGATAAGTTCGAATACCGTCGTGGTTATAAGTTCTCAACTTATGCAACGTGGTGGATTCGTCAGGCGATTACTCGTTCAATTGCTGACCAGGCGCGTACTATCCGTATTCCTGTGCACATGATTGAAACGATTAACAAGCTAAACCGTATCTCTCGTCAAATGCTTCAGGAAATGGGTCGTGAACCTACGCCTGAAGAATTGTCAGAGCGCATGTTAATGCCTGAAGACAAGATTCGTAAGGTACTTAAGATTGCTAAAGAGCCAATCTCGATGGAAACACCTATCGGCGATGATGAAGATTCACATCTTGGCGACTTTATCGAGGACAGCACTATTATTCAGCCCCTCGATTCAGCAACTGGCGGTAGCTTAAAAGGCGCAACGCAAGAAGTACTAGCAGGCCTAACGGCTAGAGAAGCTAAAGTACTACGTATGCGTTTCGGTATTGACATGAATACCGATCACACGCTTGAAGAAGTAGGTAAGCAGTTTGACGTTACTCGTGAGCGTATTCGTCAGATTGAAGCTAAAGCGCTTCGCAAACTTCGCCACCCTAGCCGTTCTGAGCAGCTACGCAGCTTCTTAGACGAATAG